One stretch of Armigeres subalbatus isolate Guangzhou_Male chromosome 2, GZ_Asu_2, whole genome shotgun sequence DNA includes these proteins:
- the LOC134216694 gene encoding ATP synthase subunit a-like, translating to MGVRPFGRTVIASNCGQTSLDRIREVLSSPYPFFLLPSCIFLLLSVFFLPHSSCFLLPSSFLILYAFIFLLISYFFFLPSSLFLFPSSFFLLLSSFFFLPPFCFPLLSSFFFFFFFPLPSLFYLLPSSYFLHPSSFFLLPSSLFLRISSFFLLLSYFSVFFLLSPVFFLSSPFFLLLSSFPFSFILFPSFFFLFPSSFFLLSSSLFLLPFFLILLLSSFFHFLPSFSRLPSFFFFLFSFFFLVPCSFFFFLPPSSFFLLRFSFFLHPSSFFLLSSTFFLLPSSFFLLPSSAFRLPSSSIFLFPFYFFRSPYTSFCTTHFPLPSSHSAFILPSSFFLLLQNLFGIGIFSSESPEEETLISIS from the coding sequence atgggtgtcaggccatttggccgaacggtcattgCATCAAATTGCGGTCAAACATCGTTAGACCGAATTAgggaagttctttcttcaccataccccttcttccttcttccttcttgcatcttccttcttctatcggtcttcttccttcctcattcttcctgctttcttcttccgtcttctttcctCATTCTTTAtgctttcatcttccttcttatttcttatttcttctttcttccttcttcccttttcctttttccttcttccttcttccttcttctttcttccttcttttttcttcctcctttctgctttcctcttctttcttctttcttcttcttttttttcttccctcttccttctttattctaccttcttccttcttcttacttccttcatccttcttccttcttccttcttccttcttccctcttccttcgtatttcttccttctttcttcttctttcttatttttccgttttctttcttctttctcccgtattctttctttcttctccatttttcctccttctttcttcttttccgttttctttcatcctttttccttctttcttttttctttttccttcttctttcttccttctttcttcttccctcttccttctaccttttttcttaatccttcttctttcttctttcttccattttcttccttctttctcccgtcttccttcattcttcttcttccttttttctttcttcttccttgttccttgttccttcttcttttttcttcctccttcttccttcttccttcttcgtttttccttcttccttcatccttcttccttcttccttctatcttctaccttcttccttcttccttcatcctttttccttcttccttcttccgccttccgtcttccttcttcctccatcttcctttttcctttttacttcttccgtTCCCCTTATACCTCattttgcactactcacttcccactccccagttctcattcggccttcattcttccgtcttccttcttccttcttctccagAATCTTTTCGGAATCGGAATTTTCAGCTCGGAATCTCCAGAGGAAGAGACTCTCATAAGTATCTCGTAG
- the LOC134216250 gene encoding LOW QUALITY PROTEIN: uncharacterized protein LOC134216250 (The sequence of the model RefSeq protein was modified relative to this genomic sequence to represent the inferred CDS: inserted 1 base in 1 codon), with amino-acid sequence MDLKHLTPEEIEFELLVRKTTGTRGKNLEWKASRLQQLLDSELNGSPVPNCSSHVLTDMDSIYQCQTKLSPILQALDGAFRQRNDNQVNALKSRLLHYQFRLSLISDPMILINAKKTLEKVGLALQKIEKYIQNQASGTSAGQADTEDLPSDPETRKRLKIAKLQSSINETSKHQLQLEKQLQEELRGNQIPEEQSNQNPVVLDGKHQDQEKQSRLQHQQMEHRREDQQLPPPQVQQSQQHQQHPNPMEQQQQHQQNRGFHQEQSLRLLLNQMQIQQQQLERQLQQEQYRRQQLEAHLQHQQLRLTAPPQRENEIPNYTFGAISGYWGPYNQRDSGIAEHPQEYEQQNFRGTPNRSNTPRINTQQSNSYRFLQPVHKWPFEYSGEGNIVKLGEFLNQVNTYAVTEGMDEQTLLRSIKHLLKGRALQWYTRSYLILTTWDIFKAEIKQEFLPPNYSEIVKQDLYLRFQGPNESFTTFYRDLVAAFEIMEPAISESEKLFILKSHLNTDFSPIASASRSASVRDLVAVCKDFEVSRSYALRGRAPTTRVLGTRHENSSLHQPVINRLDNSGRPPLNRQPYGTARVSMVEHNQEVEEEVDPVSIXEREAFHQDIAYRNEAASNLTEEVNAIRGQNNWSGRSASDTTSNQSGRNSIREAPIVTVCWQCENPGHTYFRCPNPKRYLFCYSCGKKGCTTRNCEACILRWRQLDTQNELPISGNRNWENPQ; translated from the exons ATGGATCTTAAGCACCTCACCCCGGAGGAAATAGAGTTCGAACTGCTTGTTCGGAAAACGACTGGTACGAGAGGAAAAAACTTGGAGTGGAAAGCATCACGACTACAGCAACTATTGGACAGTGAACTCAATGGATCGCCGGTACCCAACTGTTCATCCCACGTACTAACGGATATGGACAGTATATATCAATGTCAAACGAAGCTGTCtccaattttgcaagctttggATGGTGCTTTCAGACAAAGGAACGACAACCAGGTGAATGCATTGAAATCAAGACTGTTGCATTACCAATTTCGACTTTCGCTTATATCGGATCCGATGATACTAATCAATGCAAAGAAAACACTGGAAAAGGTAGGCCTCGCTCTACAGAAAATCGAGAAATACATCCAGAATCAAGCATCAGGAACATCAGCAGGACAAGCGGATACAGAGGACCTTCCAAGTGATCCAGAAACGAGAAAGCGGTTAAAGATCGCGAAACTTCAATCGAGCATCAACGAAACATCAAAGCATCAACTACAATTAGAAAAGCAGCTTCAAGAAGAACTTCGGGGCAACCAAATACCTGAAGAGCAGTCAAACCAGAATCCAGTAGTTCTCGACGGGAAACACCAGGACCAAGAGAAGCAGTCGAGGCTCCAACACCAACAAATGGAACATCGTAGAGAGGATCAACAATTACCGCCACCTCAAGTTCAACAGTCTCAACAACATCAACAGCATCCAAATCCCAtggaacaacaacaacaac ATCAGCAAAACAGAGGTTTTCATCAGGAGCAAAGCCTTCGTTTATTGCTGAACCAAATGCAGATACAGCAGCAACAGTTAGAGCGACAGCTTCAACAGGAGCAATACAGACGACAACAGCTAGAAGCACATTTACAGCATCAACAGTTAAGATTGACAGCACCTCCACAGCGAGAAAACGAAATCCCGAATTACACCTTTGGCGCGATTTCAGGATACTGGGGTCCGTACAATCAACGAGACTCCGGGATAGCTGAACATCCCCAGGAATATGAGCAACAAAATTTCAGGGGAACGCCTAATAGATCCAACACACCGAGAATCAATACTCAACAGTCAAATAGTTACAGATTTCTGCAACCGGTACATAAGTGGCCATTCGAGTACTCAGGAGAAGGTAACATCGTAAAGTTAGGCGAATTTCTGAATCAGGTGAACACCTACGCTGTCACCGAAGGCATGGATGAGCAAACATTGCTTCGCTCAATCAAACATTTATTGAAAGGAAGAGCACTTCAGTGGTACACGCGCTCGTATCTAATCCTTACAACTTGGGACATCTTTAAAGCAGAAATCAAACAAGAGTTCTTACCTCCGAACTACTCGGAGATTGTGAAGCAGGATCTGTACTTACGATTCCAAGGTCCAAATGAGTCATTCACAACATTCTACAGAGACCTAGTAGCGGCGTTCGAGATAATGGAACCAGCAATATCAGAGTCAGAGAAGTTATTTATCTTGAAATCACATCTCAACACAGACTTCTCCCCAATTGCTTCGGCGTCCCGATCGGCGAGTGTCCGTGACCTCGTGGCAGTATGCAAAGATTTCGAAGTTTCTCGTTCTTACGCACTAAGAGGGCGAGCACCAACAACGCGAGTCCTAGGAACCCGGCATGAGAATTCATCACTTCATCAGCCCGTGATCAATAGATTGGACAACAGTGGCCGGCCGCCATTAAATCGACAACCGTACGGCACAGCGCGGGTCAGCATGGTAGAGCATAATCAAGAGGTCGAAGAAGAAGTGGATCCGGTGAGCA AGGAAAGAGAAGCGTTTCATCAGGACATTGCTTACCGGAACGAAGCTGCGTCGAATCTAACAGAAGAGGTAAATGCCATTCGAGGGCAGAATAATTGGAGCGGAAGATCGGCGTCTGACACCACATCGAACCAGTCGGGTAGGAATTCCATACGGGAGGCTCCAATAGTAACAGTATGTTGGCAATGTGAAAACCCTGGACACACTTATTTCAGATGTCCTAATCCAAAACGCTACTTGTTTTGCTACAGCTGCGGCAAGAAAGGATGTACAACGCGCAACTGTGAAGCCTGCATCTTACGCTGGAGACAATTAGACACACAAAATGAGCTTCCGATTTCGGGAAACCGGAACTGGGAGAACCCACAGTAA